The Papaver somniferum cultivar HN1 chromosome 3, ASM357369v1, whole genome shotgun sequence genome includes a region encoding these proteins:
- the LOC113361488 gene encoding F-box protein GID2-like: protein MKRTADSLDEDPNLIIEDERLRKRKNKLEEEEEGDDKEIGFANLNDDLAIEVLKHFDAKTLATAACVNKKWSKMAEDERLWEFICTRHWANIGCGNRQLRSVVLALGGFRRLHSLYIWPLLKRSSSSSIARTVVKPKPNWGRDEVNLSLSLLSIRYFEMMNFSNRNLDKKEKK from the coding sequence ATGAAAAGAACAGCTGATTCATTGGATGAAGATCCAAATCTCATAATTGAAGATGAAAGATtgaggaaaaggaaaaacaaattggaagaagaagaagagggagaTGATAAGGAAATTGGATTTGCTAATCTAAACGATGATTTAGCAATTGAAGTATTAAAACATTTTGATGCAAAAACGTTAGCTACAGCAGCTTGTGTCAACAAAAAATGGAGTAAAATGGCTGAAGATGAAAGATTATGGGAATTCATCTGTACTCGTCACTGGGCTAATATTGGTTGTGGTAATCGACAGCTTCGTTCGGTTGTTCTTGCTTTAGGTGGATTTCGTCGTCTTCATTCTCTTTACATCTGGCCTTTGTTGAAacgatcttcatcttcttcaattgcaAGAACGGTTgtgaaaccaaaacctaactgGGGAAGAGATGAAGTCAATCTTTCACTGTCTCTACTTTCAATTCGTTATTTTGAAATGATGAATTTCAGTAACAGAAATTTGGATAAAAAGGAAAAGAAGTAA